TTATGCGCCCGTAGCTCAGCCGGATAGAGTAGTGGCTTCCGAAGCCATTGGTCGGGGGTTCGAATCCCTCCGGGCGCGCCAGTCGTGAAGAACCCTTCCCGGTTCCGGGGAGGGTTTTTTATTCCCGGGCCGGCATCAGGGGATGGACGGCGGGTCGGGATTTCCGGCTTCGCCGGGGCTATGGCACACGGTACCGATCGGAGTCGCTTCGCGCCGCGCCGATTCCTCGAATGTTCGACTTTTGCACAGCCGCCCCGCCCCATATATATTCAAATAATCGAATATATGAATATTTGAGCCATCCCCATGCATCCCTGGCTGCTTTCCGCGATCGGCGGCGTTCTCATCGGGCTATCGGCCGTGTTGCTGATGGGGGCGCTTGGGCGCATTGCGGGGATCAGCGGCATCGCCGGCGGGCTGGTCGTCGGTGCGGGTGATCGCGCTTGGCGTATCGCGTTCATCGTGGGCCTGGTGGCGGGGCCGTGGTTGCTGCAGTGGTGGCAGGGTGACAGCGGGATCGGTTTGCCGCAGGTGCGCTGGCCGTGGATGGCCCTCGCCGGTTTGCTGGTGGGGTTCGGCACGCGGTTGGGCGGCGGGTGCACGAGCGGCCATGGTGTATGCGGCATCGCACGCCTGTCGCCACGATCGCTGCTGGCCACCGCGGTGTTCGTAGCGACCAGCATGGCGACGGCATTCGTGATGCGGCATATGCTGGGAGGGGCTGGTGCATGAAGGCGTGGACCGCGTTGCTGGCAGGTGTGCTCTTTGGCCTGGGACTGACCCTCGCCGGCATGACGCAGCCTGCCGTGGTGCTGGGGTTTCTCGATCTGGCGGGCGCGTGGAATCCGCGCCTGGTGTTCGTGATGGCGGGCGCGGTGGTGACCACCGCGATAGGCTATCGGTGGGTGTGGCGTGGGCAGCGACCCTGGCTCGATGCGTCGTTCCAGCTGCCTGCCGTGCGTCGAATCGATGGTCGCCTGCTGCTCGGGGCCGCGCTGTTCGGCATCGGCTGGGGTATCGCCGGCTATTGCCCGGGACCGGCACTGGCTTCGCTGGGTGCAGGCCTGGCGCCGGTGTTCCTGTTGGTGGCCATGATGGTGCTGGGTTGGTGGTTGGCGGCGAGGCTGCCGGATCGCAATGCGGACGCGAATGAGGTGAAGCCATGAATCGACCTGACGTAAAGGCGTTTTTCGACGAGTCGACCAACACCTTCAGCTACGTGGTGTGGGATCCGTCCACGCGCATGGCGGCGGTGATCGACAGCGTGCTGGATTACGACGCGGCCTCCGGACGCATCCGGCACGATTCGGCGGACGCCATGATCGGCTTCATCGAGTCGAACGGCCTTACGCTGGAATGGGTGATCGACACCCATGTGCATGCGGACCATCTGTCGGCGGCGCCCTATGTGAAGTCGCGGCTGGGTGGTCGATTGGCGATTGGCGAACACATCCGTGAGGTACAGCGGGTATTCGGCGAGCTGTTCAATGCGGGGCCCGCGTTCTCGCGCGACGGCAGCCAGTTCGATCACCTGTTCAAGGATGGCGAACGTTACACACTGGGCAGCATCGACGCGGTGGCCCTGCACACGCCGGGTCATACCCCGGCATGCATGACGCACGTGATCGGCGATGCCGCCTTCGTGGGCGATACGTTGTTCATGCCGGACTACGGCACGGCGCGTTGCGACTTTCCCGGCGGCGACGCGCGCACGCTTTATCGCTCGATCCAGCGGATCTTCGCGTTGCCGCCGTCCACCCGGGTGTTCCTGTGCCACGACTACAAGGCGCCGGGGCGCGATGTGTTTTCCTACGAGACCACCGTGGCCCAGGAATTGAGCGGCAACGTCCATGTGCGCGAGGGCATCGACGAGCAGGCTTTCGTGCAGCTGCGCGAGAGCCGCGACGCCACGCTGCCGGTGCCGCGCCTGCTGCTGCCGTCGGTGCAGGTGAACATGCGCGCCGGGCAGTTGCCTGCGGCGGACGACAACGGCATCAGCTACCTGAAGATTCCCCTCAACGCCTTTTGACGAAACCGATCGCGATGAACCGCTCCGCAAAATCCGCTGCAGTACGACGCCGCAAGCCGACCATCGACACGGCGTCCATGCAGCGTCACGCCGATGAAGCGGTGGCGATACTCAAGGCCATGGGCAGCCCGAACCGGCTCATGCTGTTGTGCGAACTGCTGGAAGGAGAGCGCTCGGTCAACGACCTGGCAACGTCGCTCGACCTGGCGCAGAGCGCCGTCTCGCAACACCTGTCGCTGCTGCGGCGCGATGGCCTCGTTGCCGGGCGACGCGAGGGACAGTCGATCTACTACGTGATCAGCGACGAGCGCGTGCACGCACTCATGGCAAAGCTGTTCGACCTGTTCTGCGCGAACGATTGAGCCCGCTGCGTCGTTGCGGCGAGCCCGGTCGTCGGGCCCTCTCCCCCTGTGGGGGAGAGGGCTTCCCCGGGACGATCAGTGGTGCCGGATCTCTTTCTCGAAATCCTTGACCTGCTTGTCGGCCTCGTCGCGCGCCATGCCATAGCGCTCCTGCAACCTGCCCGAGAGATATTCGGCGTTGCCTTCGGCGACCTTCAGGTCGTCATCCGTCAGCTTGCCCCATTGCTTCTTGATCTTGCCGCTGAGCTGCTTCCAATTGCCCTGGATGGTGTCCTGATTCATTTGGTCTTACCTCATGAAGGTGGAAGAGATGCAATGCGCATTGCGGTATCGATTCGAGCAGTGCCGCAGTTAAGGACGCGTTTCCTTCGTGTCGCTGATGAGTCTTCGCGTTGCCCGGCGGCATGAGATGTGATGCGACGTTCGCGTCACGTCGACATGAAAGATGCGTCGATGCGTCTCGGTGTTTCGGGCGACAGCGCTGGGCTGCGCCCAAACACGGGCCGAGACAAAAGACGGCGGCCAAGTGGCCGCTTCCCAAACAGCAAGGAGGGTCGCGTCATGGCATTTGCATTACGCAAAGGGGTGGGCCGTACCGGTTGGCTGCTGATCATCTACGGGGCGATCTCGATCCTGTTTGGATTGAGCGCGCTGTTGTGGCCAGGCACTACCGTGATCGCCTTGGCCTGGGCATTCGGCGTGATGTCGCTGGCCGAAGGCATCGTCAGCGTGTTTGCGTTGTTCAACCGCGAGGTTGCGATCTCGCGGGGTTGGCTCGTGCTCTATGCCCTCGCGTCCATCGTGTTCGGGCTGCTGGCGATCTGGCATCCGCTGGCGGTGGTGAGCGTGCTGCTGATCTTCCTCGCGGTATGGCTGATCGTGGCCGGCATCTACCGCATCGTGTTCGCGATCCGCGTGCGCAAGGAGATCGAAGGCGAATGGATGATCGCGCTCAGTGGCGTGCTGGCCATTCTCCTGGGCGGTCTGTTCATTGCCTATCCCGGCGCGGGATTGCTCACCATCGCGGTGTGGATCGGAGTGGCGGCGCTGGTTTACGGCGTGCTGCAGCTGGCGGCCGGCATCCGGTTGCACAAGGTGAAGGCCGTGCTTTGAAGCGCGCGCAGCGGCCGTAAAAACGAAAAGGCGCCCGAGGGCGCCTTTTCGCTCATGGCGTAAAGCACTCAGCCGCGGACGATGAAATCCTCGCTGGCCACGGTCCGCCCGTTGAGCGAGATCTCCACCTTGTACCTGCCCTGCGGCCACGCATTCGGGTTTTCCACCTTGAACGTGGTGACCGCCGGTCCCGTCGTGGCGATGGACTCGCTGGTGGTGCTGAACGGCTGTTCCTTGCCCTCCACGTAGCTCCACTTGGCATTCAACGTCGCGTTGTCGGTGTTGCCGGTGGTGGCGACGCTCGCGTAGATGTCCTTGTCCTGCGGCTTGAAGCTGCGCTGCTCG
The window above is part of the Dyella jiangningensis genome. Proteins encoded here:
- a CDS encoding DUF6691 family protein, yielding MKAWTALLAGVLFGLGLTLAGMTQPAVVLGFLDLAGAWNPRLVFVMAGAVVTTAIGYRWVWRGQRPWLDASFQLPAVRRIDGRLLLGAALFGIGWGIAGYCPGPALASLGAGLAPVFLLVAMMVLGWWLAARLPDRNADANEVKP
- a CDS encoding MBL fold metallo-hydrolase, with the translated sequence MNRPDVKAFFDESTNTFSYVVWDPSTRMAAVIDSVLDYDAASGRIRHDSADAMIGFIESNGLTLEWVIDTHVHADHLSAAPYVKSRLGGRLAIGEHIREVQRVFGELFNAGPAFSRDGSQFDHLFKDGERYTLGSIDAVALHTPGHTPACMTHVIGDAAFVGDTLFMPDYGTARCDFPGGDARTLYRSIQRIFALPPSTRVFLCHDYKAPGRDVFSYETTVAQELSGNVHVREGIDEQAFVQLRESRDATLPVPRLLLPSVQVNMRAGQLPAADDNGISYLKIPLNAF
- a CDS encoding HdeD family acid-resistance protein; its protein translation is MAFALRKGVGRTGWLLIIYGAISILFGLSALLWPGTTVIALAWAFGVMSLAEGIVSVFALFNREVAISRGWLVLYALASIVFGLLAIWHPLAVVSVLLIFLAVWLIVAGIYRIVFAIRVRKEIEGEWMIALSGVLAILLGGLFIAYPGAGLLTIAVWIGVAALVYGVLQLAAGIRLHKVKAVL
- a CDS encoding CsbD family protein — protein: MNQDTIQGNWKQLSGKIKKQWGKLTDDDLKVAEGNAEYLSGRLQERYGMARDEADKQVKDFEKEIRHH
- a CDS encoding ArsR/SmtB family transcription factor, producing MNRSAKSAAVRRRKPTIDTASMQRHADEAVAILKAMGSPNRLMLLCELLEGERSVNDLATSLDLAQSAVSQHLSLLRRDGLVAGRREGQSIYYVISDERVHALMAKLFDLFCAND
- a CDS encoding YeeE/YedE family protein; translation: MHPWLLSAIGGVLIGLSAVLLMGALGRIAGISGIAGGLVVGAGDRAWRIAFIVGLVAGPWLLQWWQGDSGIGLPQVRWPWMALAGLLVGFGTRLGGGCTSGHGVCGIARLSPRSLLATAVFVATSMATAFVMRHMLGGAGA